A single window of Cryptococcus neoformans var. neoformans JEC21 chromosome 3 sequence DNA harbors:
- a CDS encoding mitotic spindle checkpoint-related protein, putative: protein MAQKQATRTNQAITLKGSTALVTEFFEYSVNSILYQRGVYPSDDFRMVKKYGLPMLVTADEELKEYISTVLNQVQEWLLSSSLSRIVLAIKSVETGETLERWQFDIYTDESALAPLPGGPPKSAGSKKKEKTEKEVQGEIREIMKQITSSVTFLPILEEQCTFTILAHTNDSPDVAIPATWNDADPHLIDKGKVEQVRLRSFSTNVHSLEAMVAYRVGE, encoded by the exons ATGGCGCAAAAACAAGCAACAAGGACAAACCAAGCAATCACCCTCAAAGGGTCAACAGCCCTCGTGACAGAGTTCTTCGAATATAGCGTAAACAG CATCCTTTATCAACGAGGCGTATACCCTTCAGATGACTTTAG GATGGTAAAAAAGTACGGCTTGCCCATGCTTGTGACAGCGGACGAAGAACTCAAGGAATACATCTCTACTGTCCTCAATCAGGTCCAAG AATGGCTactctcctcatctttATCTCGTATTGTCCTTGCCATCAAGTCGGTTGAAACAGGCGAAACACTTGAACGATGGCAATTTGACATTTATACGGACGAGTCAGCTCTCGCCCCTCTACCTGGTGGTCCACCCAAATCCGCCGGTagtaaaaaaaaggagaagacagAAAAGGAAGTTCAAGGGGAGATCAGGGAAATCATGAAGCAAATCACATCCAGTGTGACGTTCTTGCCCATATTGGAGGAACAGT GCACATTTACAATTTTAGCGCATACGAATGATTCTCCGGACGTGGCTATCCCAGCTACATGGAATGACGCTGATCCCCATCTTATtgacaaaggaaaagtggAGCAAGTGAGGCTTCGAAGCTTTAGCACCAACGTGCACTCTCTGGAG GCTATGGTGGCTTATCGTGTCGGAGAGTAA
- a CDS encoding elongation factor g 1, mitochondrial precursor (mef-g-1), putative codes for MSAIARAAARVRQQNTTPLQRPLLLQRKPVLTHTLALHASPLKPSLATSITSPNFQQSFQRRWASASATAEEGAKEEVWPQRKLPELTETDKLRLRRQRNVGISAHIDSGKTTLTERVLYYTGRIRDIHEVRGRDAVGAKMDSMELEREKGITIQSAATFADWVAPKPPTELKEGETVGNTDKQKFAINIIDTPGHVDFTIEVERALRVLDGAVLVLCAVSGVQSQTITVDRQMRRYNVPRLAFINKMDRAGSNPFRVIGQLRGKLKMNAAAVQVPIGSESDFAGVVDIVRMKAIYNEGVKGNQIVETDEIPESVRALAEEKRAELIEQLSEADETLCDLFLDEAPITPTDIAQALQRATTSLRFTPVFMGSAIKNTGVQPLLDGVCAYLPNPSEVQNQAMDATLPAHAPTIPLVPATDAPLVGLAFKLEEGRYGQLTYMRVYQGELKRGSMIYNARTGKRVKVPRLVRMHADEMEDVDAVVAGEICAMFGVECSSGDTFTDGSSTYTMTSMFVPEPVISLSIRPEGNETPNFSRALNRFQKEDPTFRVHVDSESQETIISGMGELHLDIYVERMKREYNVACVTGKPRVAFRETITEAAKFNYTHKKQSGGSGQFGRVIGSIEPMETDPDTGKDTAFENRIIGGNIPNQFIPAIQKGFQEALDRGLITGHPITGCKFVLDDGSAHAVDSNELAFRLAAIGAFREAFNKARPVVLEPVMTVEIVAPIEFQGNVIGAINQRKGTIVDTEVRDDEFTLTAEVALNDMFGYSSQLRGMTQGKGEFSMEYKNHQPVLPNIQKEMAEAFRKKQLSK; via the exons ATGTCAGCCATTGCAAGAGCAGCGGCCAGAGTTAGGCAGCAAAACACAACCCCACTTCAgcgccctcttcttctccagcgaAAACCCGTTCTCACTCACACCCTCGCTCTCCATGCATCTCCCCTCAAGCCATCCCTTGCAACTTCCATCACATCTCCCAACTTTCAACAATCATTCCAGAGGAGATGGGCTTCTGCATCAGCCACGGCAGAGGAAGGggccaaggaggaggtttgGCCCCAGAGGAAGCTGCCCGAGCTTACTGAGACCGATAAGTTAAGGTTGAGACGTCAAAGGAACGTCGGTATCTCGGCCCATATTGACTCTGGTAAGACAACTTTGACTGAGCGA GTACTTTATTACACTGGTCGGATTCGAGATATCCACGAGGTTCGAGGTCGTGATGCTGTCGGTGCCAAGATGGACTCTATGGAGCTGGAACGTGAAAAGGGTATTACCATCCAGTCTGCTGCCACTTTTGCCGATTGGGTTGCTCCCAAGCCTCCTACAGAGTTAAAAGAAGGTGAAACCGTCGGCAACACTGACAAGCAAAAGTTTgccatcaacatcatcgACACTCCGGGTCACGTCGACTTTACCATTGAAGTCGAGAGAGCGTTGCGAGTGTTGGACGGTGCAGTGTTAGTGCTTTGTGCTGTTTCTGGTGTTCAGAGTCAGACAATCACCGTAGACAGGCAAATGCGAAGGTATAATGTCCCCAGGCTGGCATTCATCAACAAGATGGACCGAGCTGGATCCAATCCCTTCCGTGTTATCGGTCAACTTCGGGGCAAGTTAAAGATGAACGCCGCTGCCGTCCAGGTCCCTATTGGATCTGAAAGTGACTTTGCCGGTGTCGTTGACATTGTCAGGATGAAGGCCATCTACAATGAAGGTGTCAAGGG TAACCAAATTGTTGAGACCGACGAGATTCCCGAAAGCGTTCGCGCTCTTGCTGAAGAGAAGCGTGCAGAGCTCATCGAGCAGCTTTCCGAGGCTGATGAGACTCTGTGTGACCTTTTCCTCGACGAGGCTCCTATCACCCCTACCGATATCGCCCAAGCCCTTCAACGAGCTACCACCTCTCTCCGTTTCACCCCCGTCTTCATGGGCTCTGCCATCAAGAACACTGGTGTCCAGCCTCTCTTGGACGGTGTCTGTGCTTACCTTCCCAACCCCAGTGAAGTCCAGAACCAAGCTATGGacgccactcttcctgCTCACGCCCCAACTATTCCCCTTGTCCCCGCTACCGATGCGCCTTTGGTCGGCTTGGCTTTCAAGCTCGAAGAAGGCAGGTACGGTCAATTGACCTACATGAGGGTGTACCAAGGAGAGTTGAAGAGGGGTTCCATGATCTACAACGCCAGGACAGGTAAGAGAGTCAAGGTCCCTAGGTTGGTGAGGATGCATGCGGACGAAATGGAGGACGTCGATGCTGTTGTGGCTGGTGAAATTTGTGCGATGTTTGGTGTGGAATGCTCCTCCGGCGACACGTTCACCGACGGTTCGTCCACTTACACTATG ACTTCCATGTTCGTCCCCGAGCCTGTTATTTCCCTTTCTATCCGGCCTGAAGGAAACGAAACTCCCAACTTCTCTCGTGCTCTTAACCGATTCCAGAAGGAGGATCCCACTTTCCGTGTGCACGTTGACTCTGAGTCTCAGGAG ACTATCATTTCTGGTATGGGTGAACTACACCTCGACATTTATGTTGAACGTATGAAGCGGGAATACAATGTTGCCTGTGTCACGGGTAAACCCCGTGTTGCTTTCCGAGAAACCATCACCGAAGCCGCCAAATTCAATTACACCCACAAAAAACAGTCTGGTGGTTCTGGTCAATTCGGTAGGGTCATTGGATCCATCGAGCCCATGGAGACCGATCCCGACACTGGCAAGGATACTGCCTTTGAGAACAGGATTATCGGTGGTAACATTCCCAACCAATTCATCCCTGCTATTCAGAAG GGTTTCCAAGAGGCGCTTGACAGAGGTCTTATCACCGGCCATCCTATTACGGGCTGTAAATTCGTCCTCGATGACGGTTCTGCCCATGCTGTTGATTCGAACGAACTTGCTTTCCGTCTCGCTGCTATTGGTGCTTTCCGAGAAGCCTTCAACAAGGCCAGGCCTGTCGTCCTTGAACCTGTCATGACCGTCGAAATCGTCGCCCCTATCGAGTTCCAGGGTAACGTCATTGGCGCCATCAACCAACGCAAGGGTACTATCGTGGACACCGAAGTTAGAGATGACGAGTTCACCTTGACAGCCGAGGTGGCTTTGAATGACATGTTTGGTTACTCAAGTCAATTGCGTGGTATGACTCAGGGTAAGGGAGAGTTCTCAATGGAGTACAAGAACCATCAGCCTGTCCTTCCAAACATCCAAAAAGAGATGGCTGAGGCATtcaggaagaagcagcttAGCAAGTAG